From one Rosa rugosa chromosome 4, drRosRugo1.1, whole genome shotgun sequence genomic stretch:
- the LOC133743770 gene encoding (R)-mandelonitrile beta-glucosyltransferase-like isoform X1, translating into MGSKASEKPHAVCIPYPAQGHINPMLKLAKFLHYKGFHITFVNTVYNHERLLKSRGPKSLDGLPSFRFKTIPDGLPPTDANATQHIPSLSYSTSKNCLAPFRNLLSELNSSPNSPPVTCIVADGGMTFTLDAAQELGLPEVLLKTQSACGFLCYLHYAHLIEKGLTPLKADASYLTNGYLDTVIDWIPGIRSIRLRDIPTFIRTTDPDDIMLKYLVVEMERAQRASAIVINTFDALEHDVLEALSRLLPPVYSIGSLHLQVNQIPADNDLKSIGSNLWREEPECLEWLDSKAPNSVIYVNFGSITVMKDEQLIEFAWGLANSNITFLWVIRPDLVAGELAVLPPEFVEETKGRSMLASWCSQEQVLNHPAVGGFLTHSGWNSTIESVCAGVPMICWPFFADQQTNCRFCCKEWGIGMEIDGDVKRNYIEGLARKLMEGKEGKEMRKKALEWKKLAEEATTAPNGSSFLNLDELVNQKLLSPKN; encoded by the exons atgggttCCAAAGCCTCAGAGAAGCCACATGCAGTTTGCATACCATACCCAGCTCAAGGTCACATAAACCCAATGCTAAAATTGGCTAAATTCCTCCACTACAAAGGGTTTCATATAACCTTTGTCAACACAGTCTACAACCATGAGCGCCTGCTTAAATCCCGAGGCCCCAAATCCCTTGATGGACTTCCTTCCTTTAGGTTCAAGACAATTCCGGATGGCCTCCCTCCGACTGATGCCAATGCCACCCAACACATACCATCCCTATCTTATTCCACTAGTAAAAACTGCTTAGCACCCTTCAGAAACCTTCTTTCAGAACTCAATTCTTCGCCAAACTCCCCGCCTGTTACTTGCATAGTTGCTGATGGTGGCATGACCTTCACGCTTGATGCAGCACAAGAGCTTGGCCTTCCGGAAGTTCTCCTCAAGACACAAAGTGCTTGTGGCTTCTTGTGCTACCTTCACTATGCCCATCTCATTGAAAAGGGTCTTACTCCTCTTAAAG CAGATGCCAGTTATTTGACAAATGGCTATTTGGACACTGTGATAGATTGGATACCAGGCATTAGAAGTATCCGTTTGAGGGACATACCGACCTTCATTAGAACCACAGACCCAGATGACATTATGTTGAAATATCTCGTGGTTGAGATGGAAAGAGCTCAAAGAGCGTCTGCTATCGTTATTAACACATTCGATGCGTTGGAGCATGATGTTTTGGAAGCACTTTCAAGATTGCTACCACCTGTTTACTCCATTGGATCTCTACACCTACAAGTCAATCAGATCCCAGCAGATAACGATTTGAAGTCAATTGGATCAAACCTATGGAGAGAAGAACCAGAGTGTCTCGAATGGCTCGACTCCAAAGCACCAAATTCTGTGATTTACGTAAACTTTGGAAGTATCACAGTGATGAAAGACGAACAGCTGATTGAGTTTGCTTGGGGTCTTGCAAATAGCAACATAACCTTTTTGTGGGTAATTAGGCCTGATCTTGTTGCTGGGGAATTAGCAGTGCTTCCTCCCGAGTTTGTGGAAGAGACCAAGGGAAGGAGTATGTTGGCGAGTTGGTGCTCTCAAGAACAAGTGTTGAACCACCCAGCTGTAGGAGGGTTCTTGACACACAGTGGATGGAACTCTACGATAGAAAGTGTGTGCGCTGGAGTTCCCATGATATGCTGGCCCTTCTTTGCTGACCAACAAACAAATTGTAGGTTCTGTTGCAAAGAATGGGGTATAGGCATGGAGATAGATGGTGATGTTAAAAGGAATTACATAGAAGGCCTTGCGAGAAAGTTAATGGAAGGAAAGGAAGGCAAAGAGATGAGGAAGAAAGCCTTGGAATGGAAGAAATTGGCAGAGGAGGCCACCACTGCTCCCAATGGTTCCTCTTTCTTGAATTTGGACGAGTTGGTCAACCAGAAGCTTCTTTCTCCTAAAAATTAG
- the LOC133743770 gene encoding (R)-mandelonitrile beta-glucosyltransferase-like isoform X2 produces the protein MGSKASEKPHAVCIPYPAQGHINPMLKLAKFLHYKGFHITFVNTVYNHERLLKSRGPKSLDGLPSFRFKTIPDGLPPTDANATQHIPSLSYSTSKNCLAPFRNLLSELNSSPNSPPVTCIVADGGMTFTLDAAQELGLPEVLLKTQSACGFLCYLHYAHLIEKGLTPLKDASYLTNGYLDTVIDWIPGIRSIRLRDIPTFIRTTDPDDIMLKYLVVEMERAQRASAIVINTFDALEHDVLEALSRLLPPVYSIGSLHLQVNQIPADNDLKSIGSNLWREEPECLEWLDSKAPNSVIYVNFGSITVMKDEQLIEFAWGLANSNITFLWVIRPDLVAGELAVLPPEFVEETKGRSMLASWCSQEQVLNHPAVGGFLTHSGWNSTIESVCAGVPMICWPFFADQQTNCRFCCKEWGIGMEIDGDVKRNYIEGLARKLMEGKEGKEMRKKALEWKKLAEEATTAPNGSSFLNLDELVNQKLLSPKN, from the exons atgggttCCAAAGCCTCAGAGAAGCCACATGCAGTTTGCATACCATACCCAGCTCAAGGTCACATAAACCCAATGCTAAAATTGGCTAAATTCCTCCACTACAAAGGGTTTCATATAACCTTTGTCAACACAGTCTACAACCATGAGCGCCTGCTTAAATCCCGAGGCCCCAAATCCCTTGATGGACTTCCTTCCTTTAGGTTCAAGACAATTCCGGATGGCCTCCCTCCGACTGATGCCAATGCCACCCAACACATACCATCCCTATCTTATTCCACTAGTAAAAACTGCTTAGCACCCTTCAGAAACCTTCTTTCAGAACTCAATTCTTCGCCAAACTCCCCGCCTGTTACTTGCATAGTTGCTGATGGTGGCATGACCTTCACGCTTGATGCAGCACAAGAGCTTGGCCTTCCGGAAGTTCTCCTCAAGACACAAAGTGCTTGTGGCTTCTTGTGCTACCTTCACTATGCCCATCTCATTGAAAAGGGTCTTACTCCTCTTAAAG ATGCCAGTTATTTGACAAATGGCTATTTGGACACTGTGATAGATTGGATACCAGGCATTAGAAGTATCCGTTTGAGGGACATACCGACCTTCATTAGAACCACAGACCCAGATGACATTATGTTGAAATATCTCGTGGTTGAGATGGAAAGAGCTCAAAGAGCGTCTGCTATCGTTATTAACACATTCGATGCGTTGGAGCATGATGTTTTGGAAGCACTTTCAAGATTGCTACCACCTGTTTACTCCATTGGATCTCTACACCTACAAGTCAATCAGATCCCAGCAGATAACGATTTGAAGTCAATTGGATCAAACCTATGGAGAGAAGAACCAGAGTGTCTCGAATGGCTCGACTCCAAAGCACCAAATTCTGTGATTTACGTAAACTTTGGAAGTATCACAGTGATGAAAGACGAACAGCTGATTGAGTTTGCTTGGGGTCTTGCAAATAGCAACATAACCTTTTTGTGGGTAATTAGGCCTGATCTTGTTGCTGGGGAATTAGCAGTGCTTCCTCCCGAGTTTGTGGAAGAGACCAAGGGAAGGAGTATGTTGGCGAGTTGGTGCTCTCAAGAACAAGTGTTGAACCACCCAGCTGTAGGAGGGTTCTTGACACACAGTGGATGGAACTCTACGATAGAAAGTGTGTGCGCTGGAGTTCCCATGATATGCTGGCCCTTCTTTGCTGACCAACAAACAAATTGTAGGTTCTGTTGCAAAGAATGGGGTATAGGCATGGAGATAGATGGTGATGTTAAAAGGAATTACATAGAAGGCCTTGCGAGAAAGTTAATGGAAGGAAAGGAAGGCAAAGAGATGAGGAAGAAAGCCTTGGAATGGAAGAAATTGGCAGAGGAGGCCACCACTGCTCCCAATGGTTCCTCTTTCTTGAATTTGGACGAGTTGGTCAACCAGAAGCTTCTTTCTCCTAAAAATTAG
- the LOC133743770 gene encoding (R)-mandelonitrile beta-glucosyltransferase-like isoform X3: MGSKASEKPHAVCIPYPAQGHINPMLKLAKFLHYKGFHITFVNTVYNHERLLKSRGPKSLDGLPSFRFKTIPDGLPPTDANATQHIPSLSYSTSKNCLAPFRNLLSELNSSPNSPPVTCIVADGGMTFTLDAAQELGLPEVLLKTQSACGFLCYLHYAHLIEKGLTPLKDWIPGIRSIRLRDIPTFIRTTDPDDIMLKYLVVEMERAQRASAIVINTFDALEHDVLEALSRLLPPVYSIGSLHLQVNQIPADNDLKSIGSNLWREEPECLEWLDSKAPNSVIYVNFGSITVMKDEQLIEFAWGLANSNITFLWVIRPDLVAGELAVLPPEFVEETKGRSMLASWCSQEQVLNHPAVGGFLTHSGWNSTIESVCAGVPMICWPFFADQQTNCRFCCKEWGIGMEIDGDVKRNYIEGLARKLMEGKEGKEMRKKALEWKKLAEEATTAPNGSSFLNLDELVNQKLLSPKN; this comes from the exons atgggttCCAAAGCCTCAGAGAAGCCACATGCAGTTTGCATACCATACCCAGCTCAAGGTCACATAAACCCAATGCTAAAATTGGCTAAATTCCTCCACTACAAAGGGTTTCATATAACCTTTGTCAACACAGTCTACAACCATGAGCGCCTGCTTAAATCCCGAGGCCCCAAATCCCTTGATGGACTTCCTTCCTTTAGGTTCAAGACAATTCCGGATGGCCTCCCTCCGACTGATGCCAATGCCACCCAACACATACCATCCCTATCTTATTCCACTAGTAAAAACTGCTTAGCACCCTTCAGAAACCTTCTTTCAGAACTCAATTCTTCGCCAAACTCCCCGCCTGTTACTTGCATAGTTGCTGATGGTGGCATGACCTTCACGCTTGATGCAGCACAAGAGCTTGGCCTTCCGGAAGTTCTCCTCAAGACACAAAGTGCTTGTGGCTTCTTGTGCTACCTTCACTATGCCCATCTCATTGAAAAGGGTCTTACTCCTCTTAAAG ATTGGATACCAGGCATTAGAAGTATCCGTTTGAGGGACATACCGACCTTCATTAGAACCACAGACCCAGATGACATTATGTTGAAATATCTCGTGGTTGAGATGGAAAGAGCTCAAAGAGCGTCTGCTATCGTTATTAACACATTCGATGCGTTGGAGCATGATGTTTTGGAAGCACTTTCAAGATTGCTACCACCTGTTTACTCCATTGGATCTCTACACCTACAAGTCAATCAGATCCCAGCAGATAACGATTTGAAGTCAATTGGATCAAACCTATGGAGAGAAGAACCAGAGTGTCTCGAATGGCTCGACTCCAAAGCACCAAATTCTGTGATTTACGTAAACTTTGGAAGTATCACAGTGATGAAAGACGAACAGCTGATTGAGTTTGCTTGGGGTCTTGCAAATAGCAACATAACCTTTTTGTGGGTAATTAGGCCTGATCTTGTTGCTGGGGAATTAGCAGTGCTTCCTCCCGAGTTTGTGGAAGAGACCAAGGGAAGGAGTATGTTGGCGAGTTGGTGCTCTCAAGAACAAGTGTTGAACCACCCAGCTGTAGGAGGGTTCTTGACACACAGTGGATGGAACTCTACGATAGAAAGTGTGTGCGCTGGAGTTCCCATGATATGCTGGCCCTTCTTTGCTGACCAACAAACAAATTGTAGGTTCTGTTGCAAAGAATGGGGTATAGGCATGGAGATAGATGGTGATGTTAAAAGGAATTACATAGAAGGCCTTGCGAGAAAGTTAATGGAAGGAAAGGAAGGCAAAGAGATGAGGAAGAAAGCCTTGGAATGGAAGAAATTGGCAGAGGAGGCCACCACTGCTCCCAATGGTTCCTCTTTCTTGAATTTGGACGAGTTGGTCAACCAGAAGCTTCTTTCTCCTAAAAATTAG